A stretch of Vigna angularis cultivar LongXiaoDou No.4 chromosome 4, ASM1680809v1, whole genome shotgun sequence DNA encodes these proteins:
- the LOC108331690 gene encoding uncharacterized protein LOC108331690 yields MATTACFIIVSRNDIPIYEAEVGVAAKREDAAQLHQFILHAALDIVQDLAWTTSAMYLKSVDRFNELMVSVYVTAGHTRLMLLHDSRNDDGIKSFFQEVHELYIKTLLNPLYLPGSRITSSHFDTKVRALARKYL; encoded by the exons ATGGCAACCACTGCCTGTTTCATCATTGTTAGCAGAAATGACATTCCTATATATGAAGCTGAAGTTGGAGTAGCTGCTAAA AGAGAGGATGCTGCTCAGCTGCATCAATTTATCCTCCATGCTGCTTTGGATATTGTTCAGGACCTTGCATGGACTACTAGTGCTAT GTACTTGAAATCGGTAGACAGGTTTAATGAACTTATGGTGTCCGTGTATGTTACAGCTGGTCATA CCAGATTGATGTTGCTACATGACTCTCGTAATGATGATGGGATTAAAAGTTTCTTCCAAGAGGTGCACGAGCTTTACATAAAg ACTCTCCTCAATCCCCTGTATTTGCCTGGCTCCCGGATCACGTCATCGCATTTTGATACCAAAGTCCGAGCTCTTGCACGAAAGTATTTGTAG